A part of Aegilops tauschii subsp. strangulata cultivar AL8/78 chromosome 2, Aet v6.0, whole genome shotgun sequence genomic DNA contains:
- the LOC109747442 gene encoding cationic peroxidase SPC4: MACSRAMVAMIGLVVAALLFPAALSSTRPDQLISMTTDGQYHSTRPVVTIADGLTADYHDVSCPDLRGIVRTAVVEAVQGDITIAADLLRMFFHDCFPQGCDASILLLGTPWSEMRMPPNLSLDIRRKVAFLMEDIRAKVHEACGPTVSCADIMALATHDAVVASGGKPYHVPLGRLDSFEPAPLRFVEELPPPTFSIDQLIAAFRSRSLDEKDLVVLSGAHTIGKARCATFSDRFPNSDSDDFVRRLQDNCTTDVNRRQDLDVTTPEKFDNKYYINLKQGKGVLTSDVQLLLNKTTRGYVNDFADNEWWFWNQFGSSMSKMGMLQGPQGNVGRIRQQCY, translated from the exons ATGGCGTGCAGTAGAGCAATGGTAGCCATGATAGGACTCGTCGTCGCCGCGCTGCTCTTCCCAGCAGCTTTGTCATCCACGCGGCCGGATCAGCTTATCTCCATGACTACCGATGGCCAGTACCATAGTACACGTCCAGTAGTGACCATAGCCGACGGTCTCACTGCGGACTACCATGACGTGTCGTGCCCCGATCTGCGGGGCATCGTGCGCACCGCCGTGGTAGAAGCCGTACAGGGAGATATCACCATCGCCGCTGACCTCCTCCGTATGTTCTTCCACGACTGCTTCCCGCAG GGATGCGATGCGTCAATTCTTTTGCTGGGAACTCCATGGAGTGAGATGAGAATGCCGCCGAACCTCTCTCTAGATATCAGGCGGAAAGTGGCGTTCCTCATGGAAGACATCCGCGCCAAGGTGCACGAAGCCTGTGGACCCACCGTCTCCTGCGCCGACATCATGGCCCTTGCCACTCACGACGCCGTTGTAGCG TCAGGTGGCAAACCCTACCATGTGCCACTCGGTAGGCTTGACAGCTTCGAGCCCGCGCCGCTGAGGTTTGTCGAGGAGCTCCCGCCCCCCACCTTCAGCATTGACCAACTTATAGCTGCCTTCAGAAGCCGCAGCCTCGACGAGAAAGACCTCGTGGTGCTCTCTGGTGCGCATACCATTGGGAAAGCTCGTTGCGCCACCTTCAGCGACCGTTTCCCCAACTCCGACTCTGATGACTTTGTTCGAAGGCTACAAGATAACTGCACCACCGACGTGAACCGCCGTCAGGACCTCGATGTTACCACCCCGGAAAAGTTCGACAACAAGTACTACATCAACCTCAAGCAGGGGAAGGGGGTTCTTACCTCCGATGTGCAGCTCCTCCTCAACAAGACTACCCGAGGATACGTGAACGACTTTGCCGACAATGAGTGGTGGTTCTGGAACCAGTTCGGCAGCTCCATGAGCAAGATGGGGATGCTCCAGGGACCTCAAGGGAACGTCGGCCGCATCCGCCAGCAGTGCTACTAG